In a genomic window of Methanogenium sp. S4BF:
- a CDS encoding PocR ligand-binding domain-containing protein, giving the protein MAYSILYVDDEAALLEISKLFLEQAGPFTVDTACCAADGLNMLCNGTYSVVVSDYEMPGMNGIEFLQEVRNVYPDLPFIIFTGKGREDVVIEALNHGASYYLQKGGDPVSQFAELAHKIVLAVEKRKTEEQLRLDEQRLEALVDFHEMSDMPFPEFMEYAIEAVTRITGSQYGFIASVNDTEDGLLMYGWSQQSLKDNRIPVLNKDFPLHHTGLWADAVRERRPVIINDFAATPGGSPRVPDGHIPLTRYLGVPLLDSDKAVLLAGVANKQTPFDEADVRQITLLISGLWKIVVQKITEDKLRDAYTKMEESRNRLQGQIHSLLSPSSDAPDLLLTDLISADDLQMIQDAFADACNVSSMITDTNGTPITRLSNGCTVCQHIRSTEMGAENCRRSDCMLGKKAREMMKPTYAACYGIGFVDASAPVCIGGRHIANWLIGQSNPMGVTEDRVAAYAREIGADEDVLLGAFEQMEVMSLDQFEKILHLLWIAAASLSTFVYVNVRLATGALQVEPCGGEPTGGEYKKYPCSGVTCGK; this is encoded by the coding sequence GTGGCCTATTCAATATTGTATGTCGATGACGAAGCAGCATTGCTGGAGATCTCAAAACTCTTTCTGGAACAGGCAGGTCCCTTCACGGTTGACACTGCCTGTTGTGCAGCTGATGGGCTGAACATGCTCTGTAACGGTACATACTCCGTCGTTGTCTCGGACTATGAGATGCCGGGGATGAACGGTATCGAATTCCTGCAGGAAGTTCGAAACGTGTACCCCGACCTGCCCTTCATCATCTTTACCGGCAAGGGGCGTGAAGATGTCGTGATTGAGGCATTGAACCATGGGGCCAGCTATTATCTCCAGAAAGGCGGGGATCCGGTATCACAGTTCGCAGAACTTGCGCATAAAATCGTTCTCGCGGTAGAGAAGCGAAAGACTGAGGAGCAGTTGCGCCTCGATGAACAGCGTCTGGAGGCACTGGTTGATTTCCATGAAATGTCTGATATGCCGTTTCCTGAGTTTATGGAGTATGCAATTGAAGCGGTCACCCGGATTACCGGCAGCCAGTATGGTTTCATCGCCTCCGTGAACGATACGGAGGACGGGCTTTTGATGTACGGCTGGTCACAGCAGTCATTGAAGGACAACCGGATTCCAGTACTGAACAAAGACTTTCCACTGCATCATACCGGGCTCTGGGCCGATGCTGTCCGGGAGCGACGCCCCGTCATCATCAATGATTTTGCCGCCACTCCCGGTGGATCGCCACGGGTCCCGGACGGGCATATCCCCCTCACCCGTTACCTGGGTGTCCCTCTCCTTGATAGCGATAAGGCTGTTCTCCTTGCCGGTGTCGCTAACAAACAAACCCCCTTTGACGAAGCTGATGTCCGGCAAATAACCCTGCTCATCTCCGGCCTGTGGAAGATAGTCGTACAGAAAATAACCGAGGATAAACTCAGGGATGCCTATACTAAGATGGAGGAGAGCAGGAATCGCCTGCAGGGGCAGATACACTCTCTGCTGAGCCCTTCATCAGATGCCCCCGACCTGTTATTGACCGATCTTATCAGTGCTGATGATCTCCAGATGATTCAGGATGCCTTTGCAGATGCCTGCAATGTGTCATCCATGATCACTGATACCAATGGTACCCCCATCACCCGACTGAGCAATGGCTGTACAGTCTGCCAGCACATCCGCAGTACAGAGATGGGTGCAGAAAATTGCCGACGTTCTGATTGTATGCTCGGGAAAAAGGCGCGTGAGATGATGAAACCCACCTATGCGGCATGCTACGGGATCGGGTTTGTTGACGCCAGTGCACCTGTCTGTATCGGCGGGAGACATATTGCCAACTGGCTCATTGGGCAGAGTAATCCGATGGGGGTGACGGAGGACCGCGTTGCGGCATATGCTCGCGAGATTGGGGCGGATGAGGATGTACTTCTCGGCGCCTTCGAACAGATGGAGGTGATGTCACTTGATCAGTTCGAAAAAATTCTGCATTTGCTCTGGATCGCGGCAGCATCACTCTCTACCTTTGTTTACGTCAATGTCCGGCTGGCAACGGGTGCCCTTCAGGTTGAACCGTGTGGGGGGGAGCCTACAGGTGGGGAGTACAAAAAATACCCGTGTTCAGGGGTGACCTGCGGGAAGTGA
- a CDS encoding TM1812 family CRISPR-associated protein produces MKLISFLGGQEGGAGVYTCAGTSCETRFVQEAICRLLGTVDTAVIFAPEGDRNAAWEPVSAALVGCGVHPELEIIPDGETEDELWEIFRALENSIDDGEKIVFDITHGFRSLLLVGFLSAAFLRTTGKAEISHVFYSPDRGEGQPSPLLDLTPFLSILDWTTSVHAFLRSMDGAGINCLANRTAKEAYLSGRLDAPEKLSRFAETLDGFALATRMARPVEALNFASGIARDIDEVTGEMEVFTPPLVEVLDEIRTVGDLGIRKPNPDEGLTWAHVEKELGLIGFMIERGLLLQGVTFSREWMVNVMLLIRYRDGYTEWLNPEIRYEMSQTFGAALLDLKQSPYNPTGLTDWYMQLPWEEQATHLWGELSSIRNDFAHCGMREFPPRITRMDDKAKELYGHLCVFFGMVQR; encoded by the coding sequence TTGAAACTGATCTCATTTCTGGGCGGGCAGGAGGGCGGGGCGGGTGTGTATACCTGTGCAGGTACGTCCTGCGAAACACGGTTTGTACAGGAGGCAATATGTCGCCTCCTTGGAACAGTGGACACTGCCGTAATCTTTGCACCGGAAGGTGACCGAAATGCCGCATGGGAACCGGTTTCAGCGGCACTTGTTGGATGTGGCGTTCATCCGGAGCTGGAGATTATTCCCGACGGGGAGACCGAAGACGAACTATGGGAGATCTTCAGGGCACTTGAAAACAGCATCGATGACGGTGAAAAAATTGTCTTTGATATCACCCACGGGTTCCGCTCTCTTCTTCTGGTCGGTTTTCTCTCCGCAGCATTTCTGCGAACAACCGGCAAGGCAGAGATTTCGCATGTATTTTATAGCCCGGACCGGGGTGAAGGCCAGCCGTCCCCTCTTCTGGATTTGACACCATTTCTCTCGATACTGGACTGGACCACCAGTGTGCACGCCTTTCTCCGGTCGATGGATGGGGCCGGCATCAATTGCCTTGCAAACCGGACCGCAAAAGAGGCCTACCTCTCCGGGCGTCTGGATGCACCGGAGAAACTCTCGCGATTTGCAGAAACCCTGGACGGATTTGCGCTTGCGACACGAATGGCACGCCCGGTTGAGGCCCTGAACTTTGCCTCCGGTATCGCCCGTGATATCGATGAGGTCACCGGCGAGATGGAGGTATTCACCCCGCCCCTTGTGGAGGTGCTTGATGAGATCCGAACTGTGGGCGACCTCGGGATCCGCAAACCGAATCCGGATGAAGGCCTCACCTGGGCTCATGTGGAAAAAGAGCTCGGCCTGATTGGATTCATGATCGAACGCGGTCTCCTGCTCCAGGGGGTGACCTTCTCCCGCGAGTGGATGGTGAATGTCATGCTCCTCATCCGTTATCGAGATGGCTATACCGAATGGCTGAACCCTGAAATACGGTATGAGATGTCTCAGACCTTCGGGGCTGCCCTCCTGGATCTGAAACAATCTCCCTACAATCCGACCGGCCTCACTGACTGGTATATGCAGCTCCCCTGGGAAGAGCAGGCAACCCATCTCTGGGGAGAACTCTCCAGCATCAGAAATGACTTCGCCCACTGTGGTATGCGGGAATTCCCACCGCGGATTACACGTATGGATGATAAGGCAAAAGAACTCTATGGTCATCTCTGCGTTTTTTTTGGGATGGTGCAGAGATAA
- a CDS encoding PocR ligand-binding domain-containing protein produces MTNSILYVDDEDALLEITKIFLERSGAFSVDTAGSASEALGLIQSHAYSAIVSDYEMPGMNGIEFLKAVRTYSPDLPFIIFTGRGREDVVIEALNSGASYYLQKGGNPKAQFAELIHKLNLAIEKQKTDEQLWLDEQRLEALVDFYEKSILPFHEFMDYAIEEITRITGSQYGYIAFVSENEDCLSIYSWSQQSLKDCRIKEQQKEYPLEETGIWGDAVRTRQVTIVNDFEAAVRNRKKLPEGHVHLTRYLGVPIFDKEKIVILAGAANKKTGYDDADVRQITLLMNGLWEIVKRKNTEDELKAAYGEMEAAYEELLASQDELVSTHHELEASKKRLQVQVDYLLTPTSDVPEPELTELIPPDVLQRIQDAFADACNVASVITDTEGHPITRLSNGCEVCTIIRSTEKGAHNCRISDRTLGKEAHDLMKPTCAACHGIGFIDASAPIVVGGRHIANWFIGQSNPMDVTPDQVAQYAREIGADEDALVAAFNRMETMPLDTFEKILYLLWLVAGQLSTLAYTNLRLAKDALQARSEHPVCRDEGK; encoded by the coding sequence GTGACCAATTCAATCCTGTATGTCGATGATGAAGACGCGCTCCTCGAGATAACAAAAATATTTCTGGAACGATCCGGCGCCTTTTCTGTCGATACTGCCGGTTCTGCATCAGAAGCACTTGGGTTGATCCAGAGCCATGCATACAGTGCAATCGTCTCGGACTATGAGATGCCCGGGATGAACGGGATTGAGTTTTTAAAGGCGGTACGCACGTACTCTCCTGATCTTCCGTTCATCATCTTTACCGGCAGGGGTAGGGAAGATGTCGTGATTGAGGCATTAAACAGTGGTGCCAGTTATTATCTCCAGAAAGGGGGAAACCCAAAGGCACAATTTGCTGAACTCATACACAAGCTAAATCTCGCCATTGAGAAGCAAAAGACCGATGAACAGCTTTGGCTCGATGAGCAGCGTCTGGAGGCCCTGGTGGATTTTTACGAGAAGTCCATCCTCCCGTTTCATGAGTTTATGGACTATGCGATTGAGGAGATCACCCGGATCACCGGGAGCCAGTATGGCTACATCGCCTTTGTCAGTGAGAATGAGGATTGCCTTTCGATATACAGCTGGTCACAGCAGTCGTTGAAGGACTGCAGGATCAAAGAGCAGCAGAAAGAATACCCGCTGGAAGAGACCGGCATCTGGGGGGATGCGGTTCGCACGAGGCAGGTCACCATTGTCAATGATTTTGAGGCTGCTGTCAGGAATCGGAAAAAACTCCCGGAAGGGCACGTGCATCTGACCCGGTATCTGGGTGTCCCAATCTTTGACAAAGAAAAGATTGTCATTCTTGCCGGTGCTGCCAATAAAAAAACCGGGTATGACGATGCTGATGTCCGGCAGATAACCCTGCTCATGAATGGTCTGTGGGAAATTGTCAAACGGAAAAATACCGAGGATGAACTGAAGGCTGCCTATGGGGAGATGGAGGCGGCATATGAGGAGCTTCTGGCGAGTCAGGATGAGCTTGTGAGTACGCATCATGAACTGGAAGCAAGCAAAAAACGCCTGCAGGTACAGGTTGATTATCTTCTCACCCCCACCTCAGATGTCCCGGAACCGGAGCTGACTGAACTTATTCCCCCCGATGTTCTCCAGCGAATTCAGGATGCCTTTGCAGACGCCTGCAATGTGGCATCCGTGATCACCGATACGGAAGGCCATCCCATTACGCGGCTGAGCAATGGTTGTGAGGTCTGTACCATAATTCGCAGTACCGAAAAAGGCGCACATAACTGCAGAATCTCAGATCGGACGCTTGGAAAAGAGGCACACGACCTGATGAAACCCACCTGTGCCGCATGCCATGGCATTGGGTTCATCGATGCGAGTGCGCCAATCGTCGTCGGCGGGAGGCATATTGCCAACTGGTTCATCGGGCAGAGCAATCCGATGGATGTCACACCGGATCAGGTGGCCCAATATGCCCGGGAAATCGGTGCCGATGAAGATGCTCTCGTCGCCGCTTTTAACCGGATGGAGACAATGCCTCTTGACACATTCGAAAAGATTCTTTATCTGCTCTGGCTTGTGGCAGGACAACTGTCAACACTTGCATACACCAATCTTCGGCTTGCAAAGGATGCCCTGCAGGCACGGTCTGAACACCCGGTCTGCAGGGATGAGGGAAAATAA
- a CDS encoding YunC family protein has protein sequence MTDENIIVGGTAFVCSVIPAGPVNIVFAANEHGLVGCGAIDVAALGGFGYAAARIRPPEGQTSVATADDLLRGIVKEANAAAEQRGVRVGMTGEEALALLG, from the coding sequence ATGACAGACGAGAATATCATCGTTGGAGGAACAGCATTTGTCTGCTCCGTCATCCCCGCAGGCCCGGTCAATATTGTATTTGCCGCAAACGAACACGGCCTTGTTGGTTGTGGTGCTATTGATGTGGCGGCTTTGGGAGGTTTCGGATACGCAGCGGCCCGTATCCGTCCGCCTGAGGGGCAGACATCAGTCGCAACCGCAGACGACCTTCTCCGTGGAATTGTCAAAGAGGCAAATGCCGCCGCAGAACAGAGAGGTGTCCGGGTTGGGATGACCGGCGAAGAGGCACTCGCCCTGCTGGGATAA